A genomic segment from Brevundimonas sp. SORGH_AS_0993 encodes:
- a CDS encoding prepilin peptidase: MDALLLILLGMFPALVIVGGLNDLTTMKIPNWISLALVALFFPAALLAGVAPMDIAAHVGVGVAALLVGMAMFALNWIGGGDAKLLAAGCLWMGVSGALPFLLWTGVAGGGFCLLLMSARTYYPAIAPLVSQAWIVRLMQPKGDIPYGVAIAIGALIALPESGVAVAYIAGR; this comes from the coding sequence ATGGACGCTCTTCTGCTCATTCTACTCGGCATGTTTCCGGCGCTCGTCATCGTCGGCGGTCTGAACGACCTGACGACCATGAAAATTCCAAACTGGATTTCATTGGCCCTGGTCGCCCTGTTTTTCCCGGCGGCCTTGCTGGCCGGCGTCGCACCCATGGACATTGCGGCGCATGTCGGCGTCGGCGTCGCCGCCCTTCTGGTCGGCATGGCCATGTTCGCCCTGAACTGGATCGGCGGCGGCGACGCCAAGCTGCTGGCGGCGGGCTGTCTGTGGATGGGCGTGTCCGGCGCGCTGCCGTTCCTCTTGTGGACCGGCGTGGCCGGCGGCGGTTTCTGCCTGCTGCTGATGAGCGCGCGGACCTATTACCCGGCGATCGCGCCCTTGGTGTCCCAGGCCTGGATTGTCCGCCTGATGCAGCCCAAGGGCGATATTCCCTATGGCGTGGCCATCGCCATCGGCGCCCTGATCGCCCTGCCCGAAAGCGGTGTTGCGGTCGCCTACATCGCCGGTCGATAG